CTATCTCCAGGTCGGTCGCCGATGGCACTGGGTAGACCGGCTGCGAATGGACGATGAGGCGCTCACCGCAGCGCTCCATAATCCAGGCAACGCCGTTACTGTTCTCTATGTCAACGGTGCCCCTGCCGGGTTCTTTGAATTATTGAAGATCGATGAGGATACTCTCGAACTCAGTCACTTCGGCATGTTCGAGCACGCGCTGGGTCTGGGGATCGGCAAGTGGTTCCTGCTGCAGGCCCTCTATGCCGCCTGGAGTTCGAACCCGAAGGTCGTCCGAGTTTCGACAAACGATCTCGATCATCCTCGGGCGCTGCAACTCTACCAGCGCTTCGGCTTCTCGCCGGTGGCTACGCGGGATACGACGGTCCTGCCGTTGACGGATGATGAAAAGGCTGATCTCAGCGCATTTTTCTAGAGGATGTCCGGTTCAGATTGAACCAGACATCCTCTAGATTCTTTTGTTTCTGTTTATCTTTTCGGGAAAACCGGTTTCCACTTTTCCCCGACAAACTCTAAGCATCGTTGTCTGCGCAGGTTTCGGGTGTCGCATGGTCCCATGCCGTGCGATCCATTTTCTCTCTGAACAAAGGAGGAAATGATGCTGCGATATACACCGATCCCCAGCGCCGATGTCACTGCACTTCAGCAGGGAAAACCGGACGCCTACGGCATGATCCCCGAGCGTCATATCTCGGACGGGCAAGGCATGCCCTGCCGGCACTGTCTTGCCAATATCGATGCCGGTGCGCCTTATCTCATCCTCGCCTATAGGCCCTTTCCGGCTTTACAGCCCTATGCCGAAACCGGCCCGATTTTCCTGCACGCAGAGGAATGCAAGGCCTATGAGGAAGCAGCCAAGCCGCCGATCCTGACAACCAGCAAGGACTATATTTTGCGTGGTTACAGCAACGAACACAGGATCATTTATGGCACTGGCGCCGCGACAGCCGTCGAGGATATCGAGCGGTATGCGGCCGAATTGCTGAACCGCAATGACGTTGCCTACGTTCATGTGCGTTCGGCGCGCAACAATTGCTATCAGTGCCGGATCGAAGCCGCCTGAATTGAGCCCGCGCTAGAGAATGTCCGGTTCAGTTTGAACCAGACATTCTCTAGATTCTTTTGTTTTCGTTTGTCTTTTCGGGAAAACCGGTTTCCACTTTTCCCTGACAAACTCTAAACGCGGGCTCAACTCTTGTTGTGCTTCAAGCCGTCTTCAGAAGGGCTTCCGGCGCATGGTTCTCATAACCCAACGCTTCCGCAACGGCGGCGTTGGTGACGCGGCCCTTATGGACGTTGAGACCGGCGCGCAGATGCTTGTCCTCGGCAATGGCCGCAATACCGCGGTCTGCGAGTTTGAGACCATATTGCAGGGTGGCATTGTTCAACGCCTGCGTCGATGTTACCGGCACGGCGCCGGGCATGTTGGCGACGCAATAGTGAATAATGCCATCAACCTCATAGGTTGGATCCGAATGGGTCGTGGCATAGGAGGTTTCGAAGCACCCGCCCTGGTCGATCGCCACGTCCACGAGAACGGCGCCCTTCTTCATGCCCGACAGCATCTCGCGGCTGACGAGCTTCGGCGCGGCCGCACCCGGTATCAGCACTGCGCCAATAACCAGATCGGCAGAGAAGACTTCCTCTTCCAGGGCCTCGATGGTCGAATAGCGGGTGTGGACGCGACCGGCGAACAGATCGTCGAGTTGGCGCAAGCGGGGAATGGAGCGATCGAGAATTACCACATCGGCACCGAGCCCCGCGGCCATGCGGGCCGCATGCAGGCCGACGACACCGCCGCCGATGACCGTAACCTTGGCAGGCAGAACCCCGGGCACACCGCCCAGCAGGATGCCGCGCCCGCCATTGGCCTTCTGCAAGGCGGTGGCACCCGCCTGGATAGCAAGCCGCCCGGCCACTTCCGACATCGGCGCCAGCAACGGCAGGCCGCCGCGCTCGTCCGTCACCGTCTCATAGGCAATGGCCGTCACGCCTGATTGGAGAAGCCCCTTTGTCTGCTCCGGATCCGGCGCAAGGTGGAGATAGGTATAAAGAATCTGACCGTCACGGAGCTGCGTCCATTCTCCGGGTTGCGGTTCCTTGACCTTGACGATCATGTCGCACTTCTCGAATACGTCGCGGGCGCTGGCGACAATCTTTGCACCGGCGGCACGGTAGGCGTCATCCTCAGCCCCTATGCCCACACCAGCCTTGGTTTCGATATAGACCTCGTGACCATGCGCCACATACTCCCGCACGGCCCCTGGCGTCAGGCCGACACGATACTCGTGATTTTTGATTTCCTTCGGGCAACCGACACGCATGATGCGCTCCTCTCCTTGTAAGCGTTTCGAAATTATTGGTGCCCATAGACAAACAGGAAGCGAAGCGCATGTCCTTGCAAAATTCGCAGACTTTCAGGTAAATATTCGAAGAAAAATTCGTTCTGTTGAATTTTATCGAAGGATGATCGAATGTCTGGATTGGATGCGATTGATGCTGCGATCTTAAGGATTCTGCAGCAGAACGGACGCATCGCCAATGCCGAGCTGGCCGAACGGGTGGGGCTGTCGGCCTCCGCCTGCTCTCGCCGTGTCGATATCCTCGAAAAGACCGGCGTTATCGCCGGCTATCATGCGCGTCTGTCCCACAAGGCACTCGATTATCGCATCATGGTCATCGTGCACATTTCGCTGTCGGGTCAGTTCGCAAAAACTCTCACGGAGTTCGAAGCAGCCGTAAAACTCTGTCCGAACGTGCTTGTCTGCTATCTCATGTCCGGTGAGTACGATTACATTCTGCGCGTGGCTGCAAAGGATCTTGAGGATTACGAAAGGATCCACCGCGATTGGCTGTCGGCCCTGCCCCATGTCGTGAAGATCAATTCCAGCTTTTCCCTTCGGGAGATCATCGATCGCCCGAATGTCGGCATCTGAATTTGATCCGCTAGCTCTGAATGCCGACGACGCAGTTTCGGCCAAGTTTCTTGGCACGATAAAGGCGCTCGTCTGCGGCTGAGAGGAGTGCGTTCACCGTTTCGCCATCCGCAGGAGCGCCAGCAACACCGATGCTGATGGTGACCGGCATATGGTCCGGTGTCATGACGCTGCCGATGACCAATTGGCGGATATCTTCGGCCCGGGACATTGCGTGCGCCGGGTCAAGCCCCTCACAGATGACAACGAACTCCTCGCCGCCATAACGGAAGAGATGATCGCTCTGCCGCAATCCCAGGGTAAGTGCGTTGGCGATCGCCTTTAGGACATGGTCCCCTTCAAGATGGCCGAAACGATCGTTGATGCTCTTGAAATGGTCGGCATCAATCATCATCAGGCTGATCCTGTTTCCTGACGTGGTAGCATTGCGGATAAGTCTCGGCGCCAGGAATTCAAATCGACTGCGGTCGAAGACACCCGTCAAACTATCCCGGCCGGAGCGAGATAGAAGGTCTTCGTATCGCTCCCGAAAGGTCAGCGTATTGAAGACATCGCCGATCGGGCGGCCCGGATCGTTCACCGGCGCAAAACGAAGAACATGAAGGTAACCGCCCAGCACGACCGAATAGAACAGTGCAGCCGCCATCTT
This genomic stretch from Pararhizobium capsulatum DSM 1112 harbors:
- a CDS encoding GNAT family N-acetyltransferase produces the protein MSEKKTVEPLAVHVTELEMTTPPKQSLPVPVNIQTAIMRVPAIPPAFYRFLYLQVGRRWHWVDRLRMDDEALTAALHNPGNAVTVLYVNGAPAGFFELLKIDEDTLELSHFGMFEHALGLGIGKWFLLQALYAAWSSNPKVVRVSTNDLDHPRALQLYQRFGFSPVATRDTTVLPLTDDEKADLSAFF
- a CDS encoding DUF1203 domain-containing protein, with the translated sequence MMLRYTPIPSADVTALQQGKPDAYGMIPERHISDGQGMPCRHCLANIDAGAPYLILAYRPFPALQPYAETGPIFLHAEECKAYEEAAKPPILTTSKDYILRGYSNEHRIIYGTGAATAVEDIERYAAELLNRNDVAYVHVRSARNNCYQCRIEAA
- the ald gene encoding alanine dehydrogenase; the protein is MRVGCPKEIKNHEYRVGLTPGAVREYVAHGHEVYIETKAGVGIGAEDDAYRAAGAKIVASARDVFEKCDMIVKVKEPQPGEWTQLRDGQILYTYLHLAPDPEQTKGLLQSGVTAIAYETVTDERGGLPLLAPMSEVAGRLAIQAGATALQKANGGRGILLGGVPGVLPAKVTVIGGGVVGLHAARMAAGLGADVVILDRSIPRLRQLDDLFAGRVHTRYSTIEALEEEVFSADLVIGAVLIPGAAAPKLVSREMLSGMKKGAVLVDVAIDQGGCFETSYATTHSDPTYEVDGIIHYCVANMPGAVPVTSTQALNNATLQYGLKLADRGIAAIAEDKHLRAGLNVHKGRVTNAAVAEALGYENHAPEALLKTA
- a CDS encoding Lrp/AsnC family transcriptional regulator, which produces MSGLDAIDAAILRILQQNGRIANAELAERVGLSASACSRRVDILEKTGVIAGYHARLSHKALDYRIMVIVHISLSGQFAKTLTEFEAAVKLCPNVLVCYLMSGEYDYILRVAAKDLEDYERIHRDWLSALPHVVKINSSFSLREIIDRPNVGI
- a CDS encoding GGDEF domain-containing protein — its product is MVDIFLFLCEGLLYVAVMVALLHLRHLIGLGVFVAALGVLHFIETYLAAVFYVQLPIGSISPGSVVLFSGKLMMILLLYVKEDAATVRQPIYGLLAGNFLTVALGLLLQQHGGLITDSHRSADFAFLNEMGWLMVWGTVLLYIDSILIILMYERLGRHLRGAPGIRFFLCGATVLTFDQAGFYLALHAINGAPAEVFWSGWIAKMAAALFYSVVLGGYLHVLRFAPVNDPGRPIGDVFNTLTFRERYEDLLSRSGRDSLTGVFDRSRFEFLAPRLIRNATTSGNRISLMMIDADHFKSINDRFGHLEGDHVLKAIANALTLGLRQSDHLFRYGGEEFVVICEGLDPAHAMSRAEDIRQLVIGSVMTPDHMPVTISIGVAGAPADGETVNALLSAADERLYRAKKLGRNCVVGIQS